The following coding sequences lie in one Flavobacterium sp. 20NA77.7 genomic window:
- a CDS encoding AlwI family type II restriction endonuclease has translation MARIDSKVIFVTTSPRTPAKMIPEIELLNTHFAGQKWNTETQLAFMELLKEENFFNGEGANDPAFSARDRINRAPKSLGFVVLSPVISLTPAGLELVNSRRKDEIFLRQLLKFQVPSPFHKSSANSADFWVRPYLELFRLVRHFGSLKFDEVMIFGLQLVDYREFETIVEKINQFRIAKAQNEGNYKKFRAEYLDAELQQIYSADIASGKTKTRQTNDDSISKFLKTKASNMRDYADACVRYLRATGLVNISHIGKSISIVPEKIQEVDYFLEHTNREPQFIDNEKQYVAYLGSAETPALLTDNRELLEQKIKTEFPKIKIEKTATLQQLKDIFADELEKRKEQIITEQVTAIKDYRLFDDINSTFDQILANSLYDNPLMLEWNTWRAMTMLDGGNIKANLKFDDFGNPMSTAQGNMADIVCDYEDFGLTVEVTMQGGQRQYETEGEPVTRHLAKVKRETNKPAYCLFIAPNINEACVAHFYALHKMNISYYGGTSTIVPLPLTVFLKMVEDSHKASYVPEPRHVQRFFERSNELANSTDNEKDWYNGITQEALNWLTE, from the coding sequence ATGGCAAGAATAGATAGTAAAGTAATTTTCGTTACAACATCACCACGAACACCTGCTAAAATGATTCCTGAAATTGAGTTATTGAATACTCATTTTGCAGGACAAAAATGGAATACAGAAACGCAACTTGCATTTATGGAGCTATTGAAAGAAGAAAACTTCTTTAATGGCGAAGGTGCAAACGACCCTGCATTTAGTGCAAGAGATAGAATAAACCGAGCACCGAAATCACTCGGTTTCGTTGTGCTTTCGCCAGTTATCAGTTTAACACCAGCTGGTTTAGAATTAGTAAATTCAAGACGAAAAGATGAAATATTTTTACGACAACTGCTAAAGTTTCAAGTGCCGTCACCCTTTCACAAGTCTTCTGCTAATTCTGCTGATTTTTGGGTAAGACCTTATCTTGAACTTTTTAGATTAGTTCGTCATTTCGGTTCTTTGAAGTTTGACGAAGTAATGATTTTTGGATTACAATTAGTTGACTACCGAGAATTTGAAACAATTGTTGAAAAAATCAATCAATTCAGAATAGCAAAAGCACAAAACGAAGGAAATTACAAAAAATTTCGTGCTGAATATTTAGATGCTGAACTACAACAAATTTATAGTGCCGATATTGCTTCTGGAAAAACCAAAACAAGACAAACAAATGACGATTCAATTTCAAAATTTTTAAAAACTAAAGCAAGTAATATGCGAGATTATGCAGATGCTTGCGTTCGTTATTTGAGAGCAACAGGCTTGGTAAACATTTCACACATTGGAAAATCTATTTCAATTGTTCCTGAAAAAATTCAGGAAGTAGATTATTTCTTGGAACATACAAACAGAGAACCACAATTTATTGACAACGAAAAACAATACGTTGCTTATCTTGGTAGTGCCGAAACACCAGCACTTCTAACCGACAACAGAGAATTGCTTGAACAAAAAATAAAGACAGAATTTCCGAAAATCAAAATTGAAAAAACAGCAACTTTACAACAGCTTAAAGACATTTTTGCTGACGAATTAGAGAAACGAAAAGAGCAAATTATTACCGAACAAGTTACAGCAATCAAAGATTATCGCTTGTTTGATGACATCAATTCGACATTTGACCAAATACTTGCCAATTCACTATACGACAATCCTTTAATGTTGGAATGGAATACTTGGCGAGCAATGACAATGCTTGACGGAGGAAACATAAAAGCAAATCTGAAATTTGACGACTTCGGAAATCCAATGTCAACAGCACAAGGAAATATGGCAGATATTGTTTGCGATTATGAAGATTTTGGCTTAACCGTAGAAGTTACAATGCAAGGAGGACAACGACAATATGAAACAGAAGGCGAACCTGTTACAAGACATCTTGCAAAAGTGAAACGGGAAACAAATAAACCAGCTTATTGTTTGTTCATAGCACCAAACATAAACGAGGCTTGTGTTGCTCATTTTTACGCCTTACACAAAATGAACATCAGTTACTATGGTGGAACTTCTACAATCGTTCCTTTGCCGTTAACAGTATTTTTAAAAATGGTTGAGGATTCGCACAAAGCAAGTTATGTTCCAGAACCAAGACACGTTCAACGATTTTTTGAACGTTCAAACGAACTGGCAAATTCAACAGACAATGAAAAAGATTGGTATAACGGAATAACACAAGAGGCACTAAATTGGCTGACAGAATGA
- a CDS encoding DNA adenine methylase has protein sequence MKPLVKYRGGKSKEIPHLIKHIPQFSGKYIEPFFGGGALFFHLEPKKAIINDINSKLISFYLGVKDNFELLKTELSEIEKVYAINRKKFEELKSKTPNERVDDENEPLYYQIRDMFNDLTEKRYSEALLYFFINKTAYSGMIRYNSKGEFNVPYGRYANLNTSLVTKAHNNLLNKTEIYNLDYSEIFRMADKDDFMFLDPPYDCVFSDYGNIEHKDGFNERNHIELANQYKQLKCKALMVIGRTPLTEKLYGEMIIDEYGKSYAVNIRNRFKSEASHILISNYGNVAKKHFPQLEFEKELAL, from the coding sequence ATGAAACCACTCGTAAAATACAGAGGAGGAAAATCTAAAGAAATTCCCCATTTGATTAAACATATTCCGCAGTTTAGCGGGAAATATATTGAGCCATTTTTTGGAGGAGGTGCGTTATTCTTTCATTTAGAACCCAAGAAAGCAATCATTAACGATATTAACTCAAAACTAATTTCATTTTATTTAGGAGTAAAAGACAATTTTGAACTTCTCAAAACTGAATTATCAGAAATCGAAAAAGTTTATGCGATAAATCGCAAAAAGTTTGAAGAGTTGAAAAGCAAAACACCAAATGAACGTGTAGATGACGAAAACGAACCTCTTTATTACCAAATCAGAGATATGTTCAACGATTTGACAGAAAAAAGGTATTCAGAAGCTTTGCTATATTTCTTCATCAACAAAACAGCGTATTCGGGAATGATTCGCTATAACTCAAAAGGAGAATTTAATGTGCCATATGGAAGATATGCTAACTTAAACACTTCTTTGGTTACTAAAGCGCATAACAACCTACTTAATAAAACAGAAATTTACAATCTTGATTATTCAGAAATATTTAGAATGGCAGATAAAGATGATTTTATGTTTTTAGACCCACCGTATGATTGTGTTTTTTCAGATTATGGTAATATTGAACACAAAGACGGATTTAATGAAAGAAATCACATTGAGTTAGCCAATCAGTATAAGCAACTTAAATGTAAGGCACTTATGGTTATTGGAAGAACACCATTAACAGAAAAGTTATATGGTGAAATGATTATTGACGAATATGGAAAATCTTATGCAGTGAATATTAGAAATAGATTTAAATCAGAAGCAAGCCATATTTTGATTTCAAATTACGGTAACGTTGCTAAAAAACATTTCCCACAACTAGAATTTGAAAAAGAATTAGCACTATAA
- a CDS encoding helix-turn-helix domain-containing protein, with protein sequence MSTIFGNRIKTLREEKQIPQRQLAAALEIDTATYCKIEKGDRRAKREQVTILSELLEVDSKELIRLWSADKVYDIIAEEEEATQILNVVAESIVEYKRKTAKI encoded by the coding sequence ATGTCAACAATCTTTGGGAATAGAATAAAGACACTTCGAGAGGAGAAACAAATCCCTCAACGACAGTTGGCTGCTGCTTTAGAAATAGACACGGCAACATACTGTAAGATTGAAAAAGGCGACAGACGGGCAAAGAGAGAACAAGTAACTATTCTTTCAGAATTGCTTGAAGTTGACTCAAAAGAGTTAATTCGTTTATGGTCGGCAGACAAAGTTTATGACATTATTGCCGAAGAAGAAGAAGCAACGCAAATTTTAAATGTAGTTGCAGAAAGCATTGTTGAATATAAACGAAAAACTGCGAAAATATGA